In Longimicrobiaceae bacterium, the DNA window CATGGACTACGCGAACCAGTTCGCGGCCAACGCCAGCACGCCGTACGTGCCGTTCCCGGACAGCACCCGCGCCCGCATCGTGGCGGCGGGGCTGGACACGGACTGGCAGGACCAGGTGTTCCGCCGCGCGGGCCTCCAGAACTGGCAGCTTTCGGTGCGCGGCGCCACGGCGACGGGCTCGCCCACGCGCTACGCGCTGTCCGGCGGCTACTTCGACCAGGAGGGCATCGTGGCCGGGTCGGGCATCCGCCGCTACTCGGCGCGGGTGAACCTCAACCAGGCGCTGGGCAGCCGGGTGGAGCTGGGCGGCTCGTTCAGCGCCAGCCAGGCGCGCAGCAAGAGCGTGCCCACCGCCGGCCAGCAGAACGCGAACGCCGGCGCGGTGAGCGCGGCGCTCCAGTACGTGCCCATCCTTCCCGTCCGCCGGGCCGACGGCACGTACTCGTACATCAACACCGACCTGAACGCGTACAACTCGCTGCTCGACGCGCCGCAGACGCCCAACCCGGTGTCGCTGACCAACGAGGTGCGCGACTCGCTGAGCGACACGCGCCTGCTGGGCAACCTCTTCGGCCAGGTGTCGCTGCTCCAGGACCTGAAGCTGCGCGTGAGCCTGGGCACCGACTACGCCAGCCGCTGGCGCAACACGTACTACCCGCGCACCACGCTGCGCGGCGGGCAGAGCAACGGCGAGGCGATCCGCGCCGAGGCGGCCACGGCCAGCTGGCTGAACGAGAACACGCTCACGTACGACCACGACTTCGGCGACAAGCAGAGCCTGCAGGTGCTGGGCGGGTACACGCGCCAGAGCACCACGCTGGACGGCTCGAACATGAGCAACACGCAGTTCGTGAGCGACATCACCGGCTACTTCGACATCGGCGCCGGCACGCAGGAGGGCGGGCCCAGCATCTCGTCGCGCCGCACGCAGCAGACGCTGGAGTCGTACCTGAGCCGCGTCAACTACTCGCTGCTCGACCGCTACCTCTTCACGCTCACCTACCGCGCCGACGGCTCGTCGCGCTTCGCGGCCAGCAAGAAGTGGGGCTCGTTCCCGTCGGCCGCCTTCGCCTGGCGCGCCAGCGAAGAGCCGTGGCTGCACCTGAACCACCTGGACGACCTGAAGTTCCGCGCCTCGTACGGCCTGGTGGGCAACCCGTCCATCCGCCCGTACCAGTCGCTGTCGCGCCTGAACGACCAGGGCTACTCGTTCGGCGGCAGCCCGTACTCGGGCTACTACCCCGTGGCCGTGGGCAACCCCGACCTCACGTGGGAGACCACGCGCCAGGCCGACTTCGGCGTGGACCTGGCCTTCATGAACCGCTTCACCCTCACGGCCGACTACTACCGCAAGCGCACGAACGACCTGCTGCTCCAGATCAGCCTGCCGTTCGAGACGGGCTTCGAGAGCGCGCTGGCCAACCGCGGCTCGGTGGAGAACCACGGCTTCGAGGTGGGGCTGGACACGCGCATCCTCAGGGGCGACAAGGGCGCCTTCGGGTGGCGCGCGAACCTGAACTTCGCCCGCAACACCAACAAGGTGACCAGCCTGGGCGGCCCGGACCGCATCTTCGCGGACCTGATCACCACCGACTACAACCTGCCGGGCACGCTGATCCAGGTGGGCAAGCCCATCGGCGTCTTCTACGGCTTCAAGAGCGCGGGCGTGATCCGCGACTCGGCCGAGGCGGCGGCCATCACCTACAAGAACTTCAACGGGCAGACGTTCAAGCCCGGCGACATGCGGGTGCTGGACATCGACGGCGACGGGCAGATCACGCTCAACGACCGCACCGACATCGGCGACCCCACGCCGGACTTCACGGTGGGCCTCACCAACACCTTCAGCTTCCGCGGCTTCGAGCTGACCGGGCTGCTCCAGGGCTCGTACGGCTCCAAGATCCTGAACGTGAACCGCATCCGCACCGAGAGCTCGCCGCGCGTGAACGTGTCGCGCGAGCGCTTCTTCGACGCGTGGTCGCCCACCAACCCGAACGGCTCGTTCCCGCGGGTTGGCGAGAACCCGAACCAGGTGGGCACCAACAACTTCACCAGCAACCTGCTGGAAGACGGCTCCTACCTGCGCCTTCGTACGCTGACGCTCACGGCGCCGCTGCCGGGGCCGCTCGCGCGCCGCGCCAGGCTCACCAGCTCGCGGGTGTACGTGACGGGCACCAACCTGTTCACCATCAGCGACTACTCGGGCTTCGACCCGGACGTGAGCAGCCAGAGCGTGGGCAACACCAACCGCGGCATCGACATCGGCGCGTACCCGCTGGCGCGCACCGTCACGCTGGGGCTGAGCCTGACCTACTGAGCGCGCGGCGGGCCGGGGCCCCCATTGGGACCCGGCCCGCCGCCACGAGCTTCCGCAAACCTCTCTTCTGCTCCCGGGAGAACGTATGAAGAAACAGCTTGGAGCCGCGGCGCTCCTCGCCCTGGCGGCGGCCACGGCCGCCTGCCACGACAAGTTCCTCACCGAGGTGCCCACTGACTTCGTGGCCCCGGAGAACTTCTACCGCAACGAGGGCGACGCCCTGGCCGCAGTGAACGCCGCCTACGCCAGCTTTATCACGCTGCCGTCGCCGCTGTCCAGCAGCGACTACGTGGGCCGCAACTTCTGGATGCTCACCGAGTACCCCACCGAGGTCTCGACCAGCCGCCTGAGCGCGGCCAACGAGCGCAGCATGATCGGCGACTACCACACGCAGTTCTCGTCGTCGCACACCTACGTGGAGGGCGTGTACCAGGCGGCCTACGCCGGGATCAACCGCGCCAACTCGGTGATCGCGCACGTGCCCACCGTGGAGATGGACGCCACCCGCCGCGACCAGATCGTGGGCGAGGCCAAGTTCATCCGCGCGCTGCACTACTACTGGCTGGCCGGCCTCTTCGGCGGCGTGCCGCTGAAGCTGGACGAGACGCAGAAGATCACCGACGCGGGCCTCCCGCGCGCCAGCGCCGCCGAGACGTGGGCGCAGGTGGAGAAGGACCTCCAGGAGGCGGCCGCCGTGCTGCCCGCCAGCTGGCCAGGCTCGGACTACGGCCGCGCCACCAAGGGCGCCGCCGTCGCCCTGCTCGGCAAGGCGTACCTGCAGAGCGCGGCCACGGTGCCGGGCGCCGCGGCAGACTACCAGAAGGCGGCAGACGCCTTCCGGCAGGTGATGGGGATGGGCTACTCGCTCGACGCGAACTACGGCAGCCTCTTCGACGGCAGCAACGAGCGCAGCCCCGAGATCATCTTCTCGCTCCAGAACATCCGCGTCTCCGGCTACGGCGGCCGGCTCACCGAGTGGTTCTCGCCCATCACCAGCCCGGCGATCTACGCGGGCGGCGCGCAGAACCAGGTGCAGGCCGAGCGTCCCTTCTACGACTCGTACGCCGCCACCGACATCCGCAAGGCGGGCACCTGGCTCACCTCGTTCACCAACGGCAGCAAGACGGTGACGTGGGCGTGGACGTCGGGCATCCAGACCACGGCGAACTACGGCTCCACGGGCCCCGCGCCGCGCAAGTACCTGGACCTCGGCAGCGCCGACGGCGGGGCCGAGGCGCCGGACGTGATCGTCGTGCGCTACGCCGACGTGCTGCTCTCGCTGGCCGAGGCGATCAACGCCACCGCCGGCCCCACCACCGAGGCGTACGGGCTGGTGAACCAGGTGCGCGCCCGGGCCAAGGTGGGCAACCTGGCCACGGGCCTCACCGCGCCGCAGTTCCGCGAC includes these proteins:
- a CDS encoding TonB-dependent receptor; the protein is MRWTRALTLFLLLLCPAPAVLAQSGTGTVIGTVVDAQTARPVADAAVTVSGTQRGAVTGADGRFTVAGVPSGSHTVHVSKPGYTAADQTVAVAAGATANVSVRIAAAAVQLQSLVAVGYGTQSRRNVTGSVSTVDLTAAQSAPVASLDQVLQGTAPGVQVTTASSEPGGALSIRIRGTSSITGNAEPLYVIDGFPIENDIEGSSVGNGGRTRTTPTNPLATLNPSDIESVSVLKDASATAIYGARGANGVVIITTKQGRGTKPQFSLDYYTGTQSVAKRYDLLNAQEYMDYANQFAANASTPYVPFPDSTRARIVAAGLDTDWQDQVFRRAGLQNWQLSVRGATATGSPTRYALSGGYFDQEGIVAGSGIRRYSARVNLNQALGSRVELGGSFSASQARSKSVPTAGQQNANAGAVSAALQYVPILPVRRADGTYSYINTDLNAYNSLLDAPQTPNPVSLTNEVRDSLSDTRLLGNLFGQVSLLQDLKLRVSLGTDYASRWRNTYYPRTTLRGGQSNGEAIRAEAATASWLNENTLTYDHDFGDKQSLQVLGGYTRQSTTLDGSNMSNTQFVSDITGYFDIGAGTQEGGPSISSRRTQQTLESYLSRVNYSLLDRYLFTLTYRADGSSRFAASKKWGSFPSAAFAWRASEEPWLHLNHLDDLKFRASYGLVGNPSIRPYQSLSRLNDQGYSFGGSPYSGYYPVAVGNPDLTWETTRQADFGVDLAFMNRFTLTADYYRKRTNDLLLQISLPFETGFESALANRGSVENHGFEVGLDTRILRGDKGAFGWRANLNFARNTNKVTSLGGPDRIFADLITTDYNLPGTLIQVGKPIGVFYGFKSAGVIRDSAEAAAITYKNFNGQTFKPGDMRVLDIDGDGQITLNDRTDIGDPTPDFTVGLTNTFSFRGFELTGLLQGSYGSKILNVNRIRTESSPRVNVSRERFFDAWSPTNPNGSFPRVGENPNQVGTNNFTSNLLEDGSYLRLRTLTLTAPLPGPLARRARLTSSRVYVTGTNLFTISDYSGFDPDVSSQSVGNTNRGIDIGAYPLARTVTLGLSLTY
- a CDS encoding RagB/SusD family nutrient uptake outer membrane protein, with the protein product MKKQLGAAALLALAAATAACHDKFLTEVPTDFVAPENFYRNEGDALAAVNAAYASFITLPSPLSSSDYVGRNFWMLTEYPTEVSTSRLSAANERSMIGDYHTQFSSSHTYVEGVYQAAYAGINRANSVIAHVPTVEMDATRRDQIVGEAKFIRALHYYWLAGLFGGVPLKLDETQKITDAGLPRASAAETWAQVEKDLQEAAAVLPASWPGSDYGRATKGAAVALLGKAYLQSAATVPGAAADYQKAADAFRQVMGMGYSLDANYGSLFDGSNERSPEIIFSLQNIRVSGYGGRLTEWFSPITSPAIYAGGAQNQVQAERPFYDSYAATDIRKAGTWLTSFTNGSKTVTWAWTSGIQTTANYGSTGPAPRKYLDLGSADGGAEAPDVIVVRYADVLLSLAEAINATAGPTTEAYGLVNQVRARAKVGNLATGLTAPQFRDAVFLERRYELALEMEGVFDNRRNWDWAKARVEANMAQISTMNRSPFTSSVEKFDARPIPDKWRLYPIPARACELNHELTQNPGWDDGICKPSSGT